Below is a genomic region from Fischerella sp. PCC 9605.
TCTTTTTTACTGCCATTGTCGTGGGCATGGTGACATTAATTGGTACTTTAGGTATTTATGCTAGCCCTAACAATCAAGGAGGAGTTACCACAGTCTCAAATCCTGGTCAACCGACAATAATTAGTTTCAGACCGAAAGAGGAGCCTGTACCAGGAGTTGGTTGGGAAGTCACCACCACCTCCGGTGAAGCAGAAATTGCTCTAGCACGTCACCTCAAACAAGTAGGAGCTAAAGAATATGTTGCTTGGTGGTGTCCTCACTGCCATGAACAAAAGCTACTGTTTGGTAAAGAAGCTTACAGTGAACTCGATCACACAGATTGCGCTCCTGCCGACAATCCAAACGCTCTCAAAGATGAATGTAAGGCAGCTAAAATCCAAAGCTACCCTACTTGGATCATCAACGGTAAAACCTATGCGGGAGTCCAAACCTTAGAAGAATTAGCTAATCTTACTGGTTACACAGGGCCACGTAATTTTAAGTATTCTCTACAACGTTCATAAAAGTTTTTTGTTACCAGTATAAATTTATCTGGAAAGTCAACTGGAGTACTGCCTTATTTTATTTAGTGCAAGACCAGTTGACTTTTTTGTTTTTGCTCAGTGGTAGTTAGTGATGCATAATTTTTACTTGGTGATTGGATATTAGGGAATTGGATAGTGAGTATTGGGTACTAGATTCCTAATCCCTAATCCCCAGTCCCTAATCCCCAATCTCCAGTCCCCTTTACGCACTAGCCAGGATTGACTTCGGGAACCAAACCAATTTGAAATAACTCAAATAGTGCAAGTATAGCTCGCATTTCAGCCTTATTTGCCAGCTAATTGATTGCTACAACAAAATGAAAACATTTCTCCCAACTAGGTACAGGGAATGAGTAAGCAGCTAGGCAAGCATCTTGTGAGGTTACTATTTACGTTTAAACAATTCCTTAGTCGAGGACACAGGGAATTGATGACTGCCTCCGGCGTTACAGCTTGCATTCTGCTATTGCGTTTTTTTGGGTTGTTGCAATCCATAGAGTGGGCGACTTTAGATCAATTCTTCCAATTACGCCCCGTCGAACCGCCAGAAGAATTGATCGTGATAGTAGCAATTGATGAGGCTTCTTTACGCCAAGTGGGTTCCTGGCCAATTCCAGATGGTGCGATCGCCCAGGTTTTGCAAAAATTAAATGTCTACAAACCACGCGCCATTGGTTTGGATATCTACCGAGATTTAAAAGTAGAGCCTGGTCATCAAAATTTAGTGGCTGCCTATAAATCAATGCCGAACTTGATTGGCATTGAATTACTGTCAAATCACAAAAATGATAGTGTTTCACCTCCACTAGAACTGAGTCAGCGCCAGCAAGTAGGGTTTAACAACGTACTGTTAGATGCTGATGGCAAAATACGTCGTAATTTGTTGTATTGGCATATTGACAATCAGGCACACGAAAGTTTTGCTCTGAAGTTGGCGAAGCTGTATTTAAAGGGGGAAGGAATTACACCCAAGAAAGCAGCAGATAATCCTGAAAATTTACAGTTGGGTAAGGCAGTATTTTATCGCTTTCAACCACACGATGGTGGTTATGTAGGGACAGATAACAGAGGTTATCAAGTTTTGTCAAACTTTCCCAAATTAGCCTGTAGAGACTCATCATCAGAAATTTGTGGCTTCCGTAGAGTATCGATGTGGGATGTACTAACCGACCGAGTACCAAAAAAGTGGATTAGCGATCGCATTGTTTTGATTGGTTCTACAGCATCCAGTGTCCAAGATTGGGTCTTAATTCCATACTCCAGTCGATTAATGGGTACAGCAAAGCCAGTAGCAGGTATCGAACTGCAAGCCTATTTTATTAGTGAGTTAATTCGATCTGCCCTGCAAGGAAGACCGTTACTTCAGGTTTGGGCTGACCCAATAGAATGGTTGTGGATTTTTGCTTGGGCCTATGTAGGAGCTGCGACAAGCTGGCAAGTACGACGTTTTAGCAAAAGTATTCTTTGTATTTTGTGGTTTTGCTTGCTACTAACTGGCAGTACCTACGTTGCTTTCTTATTTGGTTGGTGGATACCACTGTTGCCTGCATTGCTTGCTTTTAGCATTTCAGCAATTGTCATTACTTCCCAAATTGCCCAGATGCAAGAAGAGTTGAAACGCTCCAAAGAGTTTTTGCATCAAGTCATCAATACAATTCCTGACCCAATTTTTGTCAAAAATGAAAAACATCAGTTGATAGTATTAAATGAAGCATATTGTCAATTAATTGGTTATTCCAAGAACCAACTGTTAGAAAAATCAGATTATGACTTTTTCCCGAAGCACGAAGCTGATGTGTTTCGCCAGCAAGACCAATTAATTTTTCGGTCTCAGCAACCCCACGAGCATGAAGAAGAATTTACAGATGCTTCAGGTAAAACTCATTTTATCTCCACTAAGCGATCGCTCCACAAAGACGCCGCAGGTAATTTCTTTTTAGTCGGGGTCATCCGTGATATTACTGAGCGTAAGTTATTAGAAGAAGAACTCAAACGCACTGCTGCCGAGTTATTTCGCTCCAACAATGAATTGAAACTTCAAGAAGACCAATTGCGTTATCTGGCGTATCACGATCCTCTCACCGATTTACCCAATCGCAAATTGTTTGCCGAACAACTGTGCGAGTCAATTGAATGGGCACAAAGCAACAATTTGTTACTCGGACTGCTGTTTATTGACTTGGATGGATTCAAGCAAGTCAATGATACTCTTGGACATGAAATTGGCGATCGCTTGCTCATCACCGTAGGTCAACGGCTTAGCAACTCCTTGCGCGGTAGTGATACTGTTTCCCGTTTGGGTGGCGATGAATTTACTGTGATTTTACGAGCAATTCCTAAACTGGAAGTGGCTGCCAAAGTTGCCGAAAAAATCTTAGCAACCATCACTGAGCCAATTGTCTTAGACGGACACACTACCAAAGTATCCGCCAGTATTGGCATTAGTGTTTACCCTCTCAATAGTCAAGACTATGAAACTTTGATCAAACAGGCAGATGCCGCTATGTACCGTGCCAAGCACCTTGGTAAAAATCGCTATGAGTTTGCTTGATTTTGTTGTTTGTTGGTGGTTAGCGGTGAGCCAGTGGCTTCCCCGGACAACTTGCAACAGCCACGAGGTTGAGCCTCCAAACCCTCGTTACCAGGTTCAACCTGATAACGAGATATCAAAGCCTCTGGCTCTCCCACTCGAATTATGCAAGATGTAATCTATCTGACAAACGCATGTCGACATTATGGAATTATACGTGTTTGCCTAAATGCGGATTAAGATTCGCTCTTGCCTAAGTAATAGTACTTAAAATTGATTGCAGATAAAGTTTTGTAAGTAGAATTATAGAAAAAATCGCCATAATCGCATTTTTACTACCTCAATTCTAGCGATTTTCACTGAGTAAATCCTTTGATATAGAGAGTTTCAACAACCATACGTAATTTATGTAAGTGTATTATGCGGTTATTACAGTGTTTGCTCGCTTAAATGTTAAAATTTTATAAAATTAAATGGAGGTAGTTATTATAATTGTGGTATTTATGGAACAGCTACTACTTTAGGTAGATGTAAATTATTGCAGAGTAATAGAAAGTAGACAGCAATAAACCGATGAAGCATCTACAAAAACAGCAACTTTTAGACAAAGCCAATGGATTTTGTCTGTAGCTTTTTAATTACGTAATTGCCCGAAAAAAATTAAAAGTATCCAATAGTTAACGAAATCCAGTTTTTTAGAGCCAAAAGCAATTAATTCAATAAAAAACAAGTGAATTTACTGAGGATTATGGGGACTAGCTTGAAAATTACTAGCGTCGTCTTGTTTTTTATCGGAGCAGCTCTGATAATTCTCGAAATGGCTGATACTACTTGGATATTTAGCAACATGACTGCTAATCATGGAAGTAATACAAGAAGCATAAGTAGCTTAATCAGCCTCAGAGTTGACTCTCAATATTTAAAACCTATAAATATAAGTGCAAAATCAAGCAGCGACTACGAACCACCTAATTATGGTGGTCCTGATAGTCCTTCTTATGGTAGTGGCACACGGTGAACTACCCCGCCGTATAGACTTCCCAAAAAGGAAAAAATTGCTTAACTGAACTGTATTGGGTTAAAGAGGAGTTTCTTGAGCAACATTTTTACCCACCATCAAAGAGCTACTACTAACCACTAACTACTAACTACTAACTACTAACTACTAACACTTCACTCCAACACAGGAGATTTCCACCAATTGTGGTTTTGTACCAGTGTGTGAACTTGCCAGCTGGGATCTGATTGAGGATAGTCTAGGCGATAGTGCCCTCCTCTGCTTTCTGTCCGGA
It encodes:
- a CDS encoding vitamin K epoxide reductase family protein, with the translated sequence MSRRLSSTPWIYRRSRLLIGAIAICGALTTAYLTVVKFTQTSAACPTESCDIVLQSDYATVFGLPLALFGFLAYVAMAIFALAPLSVDPVKKKDSRTKLENWTWLLLLAGAIAMSVFSSYLIYLLVFKIKALCIYCIASAIFSFSMLVLTIVGRAWEDIGQIFFTAIVVGMVTLIGTLGIYASPNNQGGVTTVSNPGQPTIISFRPKEEPVPGVGWEVTTTSGEAEIALARHLKQVGAKEYVAWWCPHCHEQKLLFGKEAYSELDHTDCAPADNPNALKDECKAAKIQSYPTWIINGKTYAGVQTLEELANLTGYTGPRNFKYSLQRS
- a CDS encoding CHASE2 domain-containing protein yields the protein MSKQLGKHLVRLLFTFKQFLSRGHRELMTASGVTACILLLRFFGLLQSIEWATLDQFFQLRPVEPPEELIVIVAIDEASLRQVGSWPIPDGAIAQVLQKLNVYKPRAIGLDIYRDLKVEPGHQNLVAAYKSMPNLIGIELLSNHKNDSVSPPLELSQRQQVGFNNVLLDADGKIRRNLLYWHIDNQAHESFALKLAKLYLKGEGITPKKAADNPENLQLGKAVFYRFQPHDGGYVGTDNRGYQVLSNFPKLACRDSSSEICGFRRVSMWDVLTDRVPKKWISDRIVLIGSTASSVQDWVLIPYSSRLMGTAKPVAGIELQAYFISELIRSALQGRPLLQVWADPIEWLWIFAWAYVGAATSWQVRRFSKSILCILWFCLLLTGSTYVAFLFGWWIPLLPALLAFSISAIVITSQIAQMQEELKRSKEFLHQVINTIPDPIFVKNEKHQLIVLNEAYCQLIGYSKNQLLEKSDYDFFPKHEADVFRQQDQLIFRSQQPHEHEEEFTDASGKTHFISTKRSLHKDAAGNFFLVGVIRDITERKLLEEELKRTAAELFRSNNELKLQEDQLRYLAYHDPLTDLPNRKLFAEQLCESIEWAQSNNLLLGLLFIDLDGFKQVNDTLGHEIGDRLLITVGQRLSNSLRGSDTVSRLGGDEFTVILRAIPKLEVAAKVAEKILATITEPIVLDGHTTKVSASIGISVYPLNSQDYETLIKQADAAMYRAKHLGKNRYEFA